The uncultured Desulfuromusa sp. genome has a segment encoding these proteins:
- a CDS encoding DUF3783 domain-containing protein yields the protein MSEEGTFKKVEKTAEKMYGPKGLLVCGYPEPEQHTLLALLEKSELADFPVIFATNNDIKKTLKEVFDCDHKHGHGETSEMKRAAIMSGFTHEELHILMADYRSSELPTQHWAALTPISENWSVGALLNELAAEAAEIKKEMQKNKTK from the coding sequence ATGAGTGAAGAAGGAACGTTTAAAAAGGTAGAAAAAACGGCTGAAAAGATGTATGGACCCAAAGGACTTTTGGTCTGTGGCTATCCGGAACCGGAACAACACACTCTCCTTGCTCTCTTGGAAAAAAGCGAGTTGGCTGATTTTCCCGTCATTTTTGCGACAAATAATGACATAAAAAAAACCCTTAAAGAAGTTTTTGACTGCGATCACAAACATGGTCATGGCGAAACCTCCGAAATGAAAAGAGCCGCCATCATGTCCGGCTTCACCCATGAAGAATTGCATATTTTAATGGCCGACTATCGCAGCTCAGAACTTCCGACCCAGCACTGGGCTGCTCTGACCCCCATTTCAGAGAACTGGTCAGTCGGAGCCTTACTGAACGAACTTGCCGCAGAAGCCGCCGAAATCAAAAAAGAGATGCAGAAAAATAAGACCAAATAA